From the Bacteroidia bacterium genome, one window contains:
- a CDS encoding Na+:solute symporter produces the protein MTLVDWIIMAVYFALSVSAGLFFAKRAGRNTEEFFLGGRKFPWWLAGLSMVATTFAADTPLAVTELVATRGVAGNWLWWNMAIGGMLTVFFFARQWRRSGVMTDLEIIELRYSGRPAAFLRGFRSVYLGLFMNAVIMGWVNVAMATILRGMFGISEEHVLFYVGGAMFFTALYSSVSGLWGVAVTDAVQFGIAMIGCIVLAVLVVQSPAVGGIGGLHSALPAHTFDVLPRIGSVTEGVTGVLTLSAGAFIAYIGIQWWASWYPGAEPGGGGYIAQRMMSTKDERHAVFSVLFFQVAHYCLRPWPWILVGLSSLVLYPDLSVADKKLGYIYAMNDFLPAGLKGLLVAAFFAAYMSTIATHLNWGTSYLVHDLWRRFVRPGRDERHYVRTSRLTTLLLMLLSLLLTFFIDSISSAWQFIIECGAGLGLVLLLRWYWWRVNAWSEIVATIAPAVAYTAIVLHNAFVPEQAAIGFPTSLFLIVGITTFSWLLVTLLTRPTDADVLSSFFRRVRPGGVWGPISLRNADVVPGERIAPRLLSWLLGIVLIYSVLFLVSAFLFGGSGEVLLWLLVTCASAVALWILLRTQDTWTDRDLTV, from the coding sequence ATGACGCTTGTAGACTGGATTATCATGGCGGTCTATTTCGCGCTCTCCGTCTCCGCCGGTCTGTTTTTTGCGAAACGAGCGGGACGGAACACCGAGGAGTTCTTTCTCGGAGGAAGAAAATTTCCATGGTGGCTGGCAGGGCTTTCGATGGTGGCGACGACATTCGCCGCGGATACGCCGTTGGCGGTTACCGAACTCGTGGCCACACGCGGAGTGGCAGGAAACTGGCTTTGGTGGAACATGGCCATCGGAGGGATGCTCACGGTTTTCTTTTTTGCGCGGCAATGGCGCCGTTCCGGAGTCATGACCGATCTGGAGATAATCGAACTTCGCTACAGCGGCCGCCCGGCGGCTTTTCTTCGTGGATTCCGCTCGGTGTACCTCGGGTTGTTCATGAACGCGGTGATCATGGGTTGGGTGAACGTCGCCATGGCAACAATTCTGCGCGGGATGTTCGGAATATCCGAAGAACATGTGCTCTTCTACGTCGGTGGGGCCATGTTTTTCACCGCATTGTACTCGTCGGTGTCCGGGTTGTGGGGTGTGGCGGTCACTGACGCCGTGCAGTTCGGTATCGCCATGATCGGCTGCATCGTATTGGCGGTGCTCGTCGTGCAATCCCCAGCTGTCGGCGGTATCGGCGGACTGCATTCCGCGCTTCCGGCGCACACCTTTGATGTGCTTCCCCGCATCGGGTCGGTCACTGAAGGAGTCACCGGCGTGCTGACACTGTCGGCAGGCGCATTTATCGCCTACATCGGCATACAGTGGTGGGCATCGTGGTATCCCGGCGCAGAACCTGGAGGCGGGGGATACATTGCACAGCGCATGATGAGCACCAAGGACGAACGGCATGCGGTGTTCTCCGTGCTCTTTTTTCAGGTCGCGCATTACTGCCTGCGCCCCTGGCCATGGATACTGGTCGGGCTTTCGAGCCTCGTCCTCTATCCCGATCTTTCAGTAGCGGACAAAAAGCTCGGCTACATTTACGCCATGAACGACTTCCTCCCCGCCGGCCTGAAAGGATTGCTGGTTGCCGCGTTTTTCGCCGCGTACATGTCAACGATTGCGACACATTTGAATTGGGGCACAAGCTACCTGGTTCACGACCTGTGGCGACGCTTTGTACGGCCCGGGCGCGATGAGCGGCACTACGTCCGTACGTCACGCCTAACGACGCTGTTGCTGATGCTGCTGTCACTTCTGCTCACGTTTTTTATTGATTCGATTTCGTCTGCCTGGCAGTTTATCATCGAATGTGGAGCCGGCCTGGGACTCGTCCTGCTGCTGCGGTGGTACTGGTGGCGCGTGAACGCCTGGAGTGAGATCGTAGCGACCATCGCTCCGGCGGTTGCGTACACCGCCATCGTATTGCACAACGCGTTTGTGCCGGAACAGGCGGCCATCGGATTCCCCACATCGCTCTTTCTCATCGTTGGCATCACCACATTCTCCTGGCTGCTGGTGACGTTACTCACCCGTCCGACCGACGCGGACGTGCTGAGCAGCTTCTTTCGTCGCGTCCGTCCGGGAGGCGTATGGGGACCCATTTCCCTGCGGAATGCCGACGTCGTGCCCGGTGAACGTATCGCTCCGCGCCTTCTTTCCTGGCTTCTTGGGATCGTCCTCATTTATTCCGTACTTTTCCTGGTAAGCGCATTCCTGTTTGGTGGAAGTGGAGAAGTGCTTTTGTGGCTGCTCGTGACCTGTGCCTCGGCTGTCGCACTATGGATATTGTTACGTACCCAGGATACATGGACTGATCGTGATCTCACTGTTTGA
- a CDS encoding DUF4115 domain-containing protein, whose product MKAFGEHLVRAREAAGFSLDDIHQRTRISRKNLQLLEAGDFPSIPQTYVRAFVREYARVVGLDEEDTIALYNELAERDRGIPPPPDAIDSSNLLPRMDDSVEFIPLSDRSASHVEVEGTAEAIDDEFIPKIRKSPYVQADSAAAIDIRTSPPTSAQKPSEKQPVPSGASSAGNDPAIHSGAKDTPPIPAIPTAVPATGSAPPSSDAGTRDEGEKKAAATPTREGQPPTSETAKTATAPEETAPRRKDSPPRKSVYDTKPPIEEPRRGLPPGEDKTPERRIIGVGLVVIAMVAVAAYSIYFFSFRDDSGADAIDSTAIKASIEAGRFIDSTQSTMTELALPADTLPLDTRTPPEPVESRPIVHARDDSLVLEAFSSTPVWFSVKMDTLRTERGSLSSNEHRTWKAREYFVVTLGDAGAVTFFLNGREIGTLGEEGTVVKNVVLSRSRIRGD is encoded by the coding sequence ATGAAGGCCTTCGGCGAACATCTTGTACGAGCACGCGAAGCCGCCGGGTTTTCACTCGACGACATACATCAGCGTACGCGTATCAGCAGGAAAAATCTTCAGCTTCTCGAGGCCGGTGATTTTCCTTCCATTCCGCAGACGTATGTGCGCGCGTTTGTCCGCGAGTATGCCCGTGTCGTAGGCTTGGACGAAGAAGACACGATCGCACTGTACAACGAGCTTGCCGAGCGCGACCGCGGGATCCCTCCTCCCCCCGATGCCATTGACAGTTCGAATCTTCTTCCGCGCATGGATGACAGTGTCGAGTTCATCCCGTTGAGCGACCGCTCCGCTTCTCACGTGGAGGTGGAGGGTACTGCCGAAGCGATCGATGATGAGTTCATTCCCAAGATTCGCAAATCGCCTTACGTGCAGGCGGACAGTGCCGCGGCGATAGACATCCGCACTTCGCCCCCTACGTCCGCACAGAAGCCATCGGAGAAGCAGCCCGTGCCTTCCGGGGCATCCTCTGCCGGCAACGATCCCGCAATTCATTCCGGTGCGAAGGATACTCCTCCGATACCCGCGATACCGACCGCCGTACCGGCAACCGGCAGTGCTCCGCCAAGTTCCGACGCCGGGACGCGGGACGAAGGCGAGAAGAAAGCAGCAGCGACTCCGACCCGCGAAGGACAGCCGCCAACCAGCGAGACCGCAAAAACGGCAACTGCACCCGAAGAGACGGCGCCTCGCCGAAAGGATTCTCCCCCCAGAAAAAGCGTGTACGACACGAAACCGCCGATAGAAGAACCCAGACGTGGTCTGCCTCCCGGGGAGGACAAGACACCGGAGCGGCGCATCATCGGTGTCGGCCTGGTCGTCATTGCTATGGTGGCGGTGGCTGCGTACAGTATATACTTCTTCAGCTTCCGCGACGACTCCGGAGCGGATGCCATTGATTCCACCGCCATCAAGGCCAGTATCGAGGCCGGACGCTTTATCGATTCGACACAGTCCACCATGACGGAACTCGCGTTGCCCGCCGACACCCTGCCGCTGGATACGCGCACCCCGCCTGAACCCGTCGAATCCCGGCCAATCGTGCATGCACGCGACGACAGTCTTGTTCTCGAAGCTTTCAGCAGCACGCCGGTGTGGTTTTCCGTGAAGATGGATACACTACGCACCGAACGCGGCTCCCTTTCTTCCAACGAACACCGCACCTGGAAGGCACGGGAATATTTTGTGGTGACTCTGGGAGACGCCGGTGCGGTGACGTTTTTCCTCAACGGCCGTGAGATCGGGACACTCGGCGAGGAAGGAACCGTCGTGAAGAACGTCGTACTCTCCCGCTCACGCATTCGCGGAGACTGA
- a CDS encoding STAS domain-containing protein, translating to MKFTVEKEDKLSIFHLHESRLDATNSAEAKAEFLILCQSNIDILIINLSEVTFCDSSGLSAILLAERSLRERDGGIIVVDVHGKVRSLFEIAKLMDVIPLVSSVEEARSLIIED from the coding sequence ATGAAGTTCACCGTCGAAAAAGAAGACAAGCTCTCCATTTTCCATCTGCACGAAAGCCGGCTTGACGCCACGAATTCGGCCGAGGCAAAAGCGGAATTCCTTATTCTCTGTCAATCCAACATCGACATCCTCATCATCAATCTTTCGGAAGTGACGTTTTGCGACAGCAGCGGTTTGAGCGCGATTCTGCTGGCTGAGCGCTCGCTGCGCGAGCGCGATGGCGGAATTATCGTGGTGGATGTACACGGGAAGGTCCGGTCTCTTTTCGAGATCGCGAAGCTCATGGATGTCATCCCCCTCGTGTCGTCCGTTGAGGAAGCACGCTCTCTGATTATCGAGGATTGA
- a CDS encoding HDIG domain-containing protein, whose product MEQPVPSKGFLDLLKHSMIVKILLAVFLVVVIAMLYPKGLTYQYEYREGDIWIDEDLIAQFAFAVYRDPKIVEKEQREAAMNTPWSFDRFQNVRAVVRDSIERNLDHLERTVRAALSTRPRRQRQNYYNTIADSLARSTSKRIQPPLTGPQWRRWLALLDGRISDAEFARARMIVLELVEQMYSNGYIDREKPTFHLDVLAIRLDSTTELRTPVKDFFDRNEAGQFLRQRLRSSFPQDTVFADALSALSMKSLIPNVLYNNEQTQFAIQAAVNNVARTDDIVKSNERIVSRHERVTPNIKRKLDSYVLAKAERAGDSNELLLFLGRAGHTIAILFLPVIYISLFRKRIIMDNARLLLIATIILLIAFLSYLTFTLSLDGPVQYLIIVPAAAMLLTVIFDSRVAFYTTVTISFLVGALRGNEYSIIIASILAGSMAIYTVRDIKNRTQIFRSLMFIFLGYAFAIVVNGLQRSISPDVLGVELAYALANSILSPVFTFGLLIFFEKVFRITTDLTLLELSDFNHPLLRDLSARAPGTFHHSIVMGTLAEAAATAIGANATLARVGAYYHDIGKMLEPEFFVENQIGTQNVHDSLDPKSSARHIMDHVLRGIELAKEHNIPDRVIEFIPAHHGTTLVSYFYEKERAGGDPDTPQADFRYGGPRPSSKETAIVMLADTIEAATRAIEEPTIDKIRDLIDRIVAKRLAEGELNDSDLTFRELTIVKSSFLNILTGIHHSRIKYPSEEDAKAAKKIAERTSRLLNLPSTADALQQRLKKLDSF is encoded by the coding sequence ATGGAACAACCCGTCCCATCCAAGGGCTTCCTCGACCTCCTCAAACACAGCATGATTGTGAAAATCCTGCTCGCTGTGTTTCTCGTTGTCGTTATCGCGATGTTGTACCCGAAAGGACTGACCTATCAGTACGAGTATCGTGAAGGGGACATCTGGATCGACGAAGATCTTATCGCGCAGTTCGCCTTTGCCGTGTACAGGGATCCCAAAATTGTGGAGAAAGAGCAACGCGAAGCCGCCATGAACACCCCATGGAGCTTCGACCGATTCCAGAATGTGCGCGCGGTCGTCAGAGACTCCATTGAAAGAAATCTCGATCATTTGGAGCGGACTGTGCGCGCTGCTCTTAGCACCCGTCCACGGCGGCAGAGGCAGAATTACTACAATACGATTGCGGACAGTCTCGCCCGCAGCACCTCCAAACGCATTCAGCCACCACTGACCGGCCCACAGTGGCGCCGATGGCTGGCCCTGCTTGACGGAAGGATCAGTGATGCCGAATTCGCGCGAGCACGGATGATCGTTCTCGAGCTCGTTGAACAGATGTATTCCAATGGCTACATCGACCGGGAAAAGCCCACCTTTCACCTCGATGTCCTCGCCATCCGTCTCGACAGTACGACTGAGCTCCGTACGCCCGTGAAGGATTTTTTTGACAGGAATGAAGCCGGACAGTTTTTGCGACAACGACTGCGCAGTAGTTTTCCGCAGGATACGGTATTCGCGGATGCACTCAGCGCGTTGTCCATGAAGTCGCTGATACCCAACGTGTTGTATAATAATGAGCAGACACAGTTTGCCATTCAGGCTGCGGTCAATAACGTCGCCCGAACAGACGACATCGTAAAATCGAACGAACGCATTGTCAGCAGACACGAACGGGTGACTCCCAACATCAAGCGCAAACTGGATTCCTACGTTCTCGCAAAGGCCGAGCGTGCGGGTGATTCCAACGAGCTTCTCCTCTTTCTTGGCCGTGCGGGACATACGATTGCGATTCTGTTTCTCCCCGTGATATACATCTCTTTGTTCAGAAAGCGTATCATCATGGATAATGCGCGTCTTCTGCTGATCGCAACGATCATTTTACTCATCGCATTCCTGTCCTATCTCACCTTCACCCTGTCGCTTGACGGCCCGGTGCAATACCTCATCATTGTCCCGGCCGCGGCGATGCTGCTCACGGTCATTTTTGATTCCCGCGTCGCGTTCTATACCACAGTAACGATCAGTTTTCTCGTCGGGGCCTTACGGGGCAATGAGTACTCGATCATCATTGCGTCCATCCTGGCAGGATCCATGGCGATTTACACCGTGCGTGATATCAAGAACCGAACGCAAATTTTCCGATCGCTGATGTTCATTTTTCTTGGGTATGCGTTCGCGATAGTGGTGAATGGTTTACAGCGCTCCATTTCCCCCGACGTACTCGGCGTCGAGCTGGCATATGCTCTGGCGAATTCTATTCTCTCGCCGGTGTTCACCTTCGGCCTTCTGATTTTCTTCGAGAAGGTCTTCAGAATCACTACCGACCTCACCCTTCTGGAACTTTCGGATTTCAATCATCCTCTGTTGCGGGATCTCTCGGCCCGCGCTCCCGGGACGTTCCATCACAGCATCGTCATGGGGACCCTGGCTGAAGCGGCGGCGACGGCCATCGGCGCCAATGCCACACTCGCCCGCGTCGGGGCCTATTACCACGATATCGGCAAAATGCTGGAGCCCGAATTCTTTGTCGAAAATCAGATCGGCACACAGAATGTGCACGATTCTCTCGATCCGAAATCCAGTGCCCGGCACATCATGGACCATGTACTCCGCGGGATCGAGCTGGCGAAAGAACATAACATTCCCGACCGCGTCATCGAGTTCATCCCCGCACACCACGGCACCACGCTCGTCAGCTATTTCTACGAAAAGGAGCGTGCCGGCGGAGATCCGGATACGCCACAGGCGGATTTCCGCTACGGTGGTCCGCGTCCATCCTCCAAAGAAACGGCTATTGTGATGCTTGCCGACACCATCGAGGCAGCGACGAGAGCGATCGAGGAACCGACCATCGACAAGATTCGCGATCTTATTGACCGTATCGTCGCGAAGCGTCTCGCCGAAGGTGAGTTGAAT
- a CDS encoding sodium:solute symporter, with translation MGFTYFDAAVIVVYLVGVAAFGMFMGGRQTSARDYFLSDKAVPWWAVCLTIVATETSALTFLSLPGVAWGGSMVFLQLAGGYILGRLLVAWIFIPRYFDGKLDTAYALIEHRFGGGLRRASSFVFMITRLFADGVRLYATAIPLALLLHNFEVLPEGNDTMIYLISLTFLTILTLVYVFAGGIRAVIWADVMQWVVYILGALASIVVLFHLLPGNPVAIVAELVKAGKLTMVDLMPENGVTGIFTTPYTLLGGLFGGAVLSMASHGTDQLIVQRVLAAQKPEPAKRAMIWSGIIVFVQFFLFLFVGALLWRFNPDGGMNANDVFAVFIIHQLPPGLTGLVIAGILAAAMSTLSSSISALGSATMMDYVLPLLREPLSPARALRVSRLLSIGWAILLLLTAALFIGTAQTVVELALSIASYTYGGLLGIFLLGVLRGHYRSAAVLIGFIAGIIASGCIILLTPLAWTWYTPAGAAATVAAAWLANSMQRTGTKETKA, from the coding sequence ATGGGATTCACCTACTTTGATGCAGCTGTCATCGTCGTGTATCTCGTCGGCGTCGCCGCGTTCGGTATGTTCATGGGTGGGCGGCAGACGTCCGCCCGCGATTATTTCCTCAGCGACAAGGCGGTACCGTGGTGGGCGGTGTGTCTGACCATCGTCGCGACAGAAACCAGCGCACTCACCTTTCTATCGCTCCCCGGCGTGGCGTGGGGAGGATCCATGGTGTTCCTGCAACTCGCAGGCGGCTACATCCTGGGCCGTCTGCTGGTGGCCTGGATATTCATCCCACGGTACTTCGACGGCAAGCTCGATACCGCATATGCGCTGATCGAACATCGCTTCGGCGGCGGTTTGCGCCGGGCTTCGTCTTTCGTCTTCATGATCACCAGGCTCTTCGCCGATGGGGTACGGTTGTATGCAACGGCGATTCCCCTCGCTCTGTTGCTGCACAATTTCGAGGTGCTGCCCGAGGGCAACGACACGATGATCTATCTCATTTCGCTTACCTTCCTGACGATACTGACGCTTGTCTATGTGTTCGCCGGAGGCATCCGGGCGGTGATCTGGGCGGATGTCATGCAATGGGTTGTGTACATTCTCGGCGCGCTCGCATCCATTGTCGTGCTCTTCCACTTGCTTCCGGGTAATCCGGTTGCCATTGTCGCCGAATTGGTGAAGGCCGGAAAGCTCACCATGGTGGATCTCATGCCGGAGAACGGCGTGACGGGAATCTTCACCACGCCGTACACACTCCTTGGCGGGCTGTTCGGAGGAGCAGTGCTTTCCATGGCGTCGCATGGAACGGATCAGCTCATTGTCCAACGTGTGCTCGCCGCGCAGAAACCGGAGCCCGCGAAGCGCGCCATGATATGGAGCGGTATTATCGTATTCGTACAATTTTTTCTTTTTCTCTTTGTCGGCGCGCTGCTCTGGCGCTTCAATCCCGACGGGGGCATGAATGCGAATGACGTGTTCGCGGTATTCATAATTCACCAATTGCCACCGGGATTGACCGGTCTGGTGATCGCCGGTATTCTCGCCGCAGCGATGAGCACACTCTCGAGTTCGATCAGCGCACTCGGTTCGGCAACCATGATGGATTATGTTCTGCCGCTGCTGCGCGAGCCTCTGTCCCCCGCCCGCGCATTGCGGGTCTCACGCCTGCTTTCCATCGGTTGGGCCATTCTGCTCCTGCTTACGGCGGCGCTGTTCATCGGCACCGCACAGACCGTCGTAGAGCTCGCGCTCAGCATCGCCTCGTATACGTACGGCGGACTGCTCGGTATTTTCCTTCTCGGCGTTCTTCGCGGACATTACCGCAGCGCAGCGGTCCTGATCGGCTTTATCGCCGGCATCATTGCTTCCGGCTGCATCATCCTGCTGACGCCGCTCGCATGGACCTGGTACACCCCCGCCGGAGCAGCGGCGACGGTTGCGGCAGCCTGGCTCGCCAATTCCATGCAGCGAACAGGCACGAAGGAGACGAAGGCATGA
- a CDS encoding Cof-type HAD-IIB family hydrolase, producing the protein MISLFDRRSRRLNRLKRINCIACDLDGTLLRSDNEISSEVLAAANEAVQAGVRIVLASGRTDSFTRHYAEQLGIDTPIISLNGSLVRQNEQGALSASLLPEKLGKEIEAVQQLGTAAASVSVFTESGIFVEDEHPAIPRYLRTKHDEVFRIASLSAMYSRAVLIVLSGEYNAVQRYSIAISRRFGRKLQRTMYQSGSGSDRFYLEIRNAHTNKATGLAFVLNHLGLQPKQCASIGDYTNDLEMCKFTGVSAAMRNGCDELKAVADVVTLRSNDEDGVAEFLRLILAQRGRG; encoded by the coding sequence GTGATCTCACTGTTTGACCGTCGAAGCCGGCGACTCAACCGTCTCAAACGTATCAACTGCATCGCCTGCGATCTCGACGGAACCCTCTTGCGGTCCGACAACGAGATCAGTTCGGAGGTTCTCGCAGCGGCGAACGAAGCGGTACAGGCAGGTGTGCGCATCGTGTTGGCTTCCGGTCGGACGGACAGTTTCACGCGGCACTATGCGGAGCAGCTCGGCATAGACACACCGATCATTTCACTTAATGGAAGCCTCGTACGTCAAAATGAACAAGGAGCCCTGTCAGCGTCACTGTTGCCGGAAAAACTGGGCAAGGAAATCGAAGCGGTGCAGCAGCTCGGCACCGCAGCGGCTTCCGTGTCTGTATTCACCGAATCCGGCATTTTCGTAGAAGACGAGCACCCCGCCATCCCGCGTTACCTTCGAACGAAACATGATGAGGTATTCCGCATCGCATCCCTGTCGGCCATGTACAGCCGCGCGGTGCTCATCGTGCTCAGTGGCGAATACAACGCCGTCCAGCGCTATTCCATCGCCATTTCGCGACGCTTCGGGCGAAAGCTGCAACGAACGATGTATCAGAGCGGCAGCGGCAGCGATCGTTTTTACCTCGAAATACGTAACGCCCATACGAACAAAGCGACGGGGCTTGCATTCGTCCTCAATCATCTCGGTCTGCAACCAAAGCAATGCGCTTCGATAGGTGACTACACCAATGACCTTGAAATGTGTAAATTCACTGGAGTATCCGCCGCCATGCGTAACGGTTGCGACGAGCTGAAAGCGGTGGCGGATGTCGTCACCCTGCGCTCCAACGACGAAGACGGCGTGGCGGAATTTCTGCGCCTCATCCTCGCGCAACGCGGGCGCGGCTAG
- the ligA gene encoding NAD-dependent DNA ligase LigA has protein sequence MSASEALRARHAALVDEILHHDFQYYILAEPEISDEQYDTLMRELVALEEQHPDLRSSDSPTQRVGGGITRDFPTVSHDTPMLSLANSYSEQDIRDFHRRVSESLGIAEVEYHAELKLDGVAISLRYADGVLERAATRGDGIQGDDITPNARTIRALPLRVRGKHHPALFEVRGEVVMYKEDFARLNEEREAAGDKLFANPRNSAAGTLKLQDSSVVSRRNLRSFVYAVGADVAGVETQSGALQWLRDCGFPVNPHHALCTDIDAVIAFWRHWEEHRDELPYEIDGVVVKVNSLRGQRELGSVAKSPRWAIAFKFASRQANTVLRDITFQVGRMGTVTPVAELEPVLLAGSTISRATLHNEDFIRDLDLRPGDVVTIEKGGDVIPKVTAADHSARKENSTPFAFTSVCPACLSALRRPEGLAAWFCENQRCPAQVRGRIEHFASRTAMDIEGLGEAVVDVLVRQGLVSTVADLYWLHEHRETLERVERFGKRSVQKLLEGIESSKSRSFERVLYALGIRFVGQGVAALLAGRFPSFDALGSATIEELEATDGVGPRIARSVRSFFEDAEALAVVRKLRDAGVTSHGTARTVRTHDFFSGKTFVITGTLIGYTRDEAKALIEGFGGKVTGSVSAKTSFVLAGEAAGSKLDKARALGIRVIDEDEFVSHITASETSADTA, from the coding sequence ATGTCCGCAAGCGAAGCCCTGCGCGCCCGACACGCCGCTCTTGTGGATGAAATCCTGCATCATGATTTCCAATACTACATCCTCGCCGAACCCGAAATCAGCGATGAGCAGTATGACACCCTGATGCGCGAGCTTGTCGCACTGGAGGAGCAGCATCCGGACTTGCGGAGTTCCGACTCTCCAACCCAGCGTGTCGGTGGTGGCATCACCCGAGACTTTCCGACCGTGTCCCACGACACACCCATGCTCAGTCTCGCCAATTCCTATTCCGAACAAGATATCCGCGATTTTCACCGGCGCGTGTCGGAATCCCTCGGCATCGCCGAAGTGGAGTACCACGCCGAACTGAAGCTCGATGGTGTCGCCATATCTCTCCGGTACGCCGATGGCGTGCTGGAACGCGCGGCAACCCGGGGCGACGGTATTCAGGGCGACGACATCACACCCAATGCGCGAACCATCCGAGCGCTTCCCCTTCGCGTCAGAGGAAAGCATCACCCTGCCCTCTTTGAGGTCCGGGGAGAGGTAGTGATGTACAAGGAAGATTTCGCCCGGCTCAACGAAGAGCGTGAGGCCGCAGGGGATAAGCTTTTCGCCAATCCGAGGAATTCCGCCGCAGGCACGCTGAAACTGCAGGATTCATCGGTGGTAAGCCGGAGAAATCTCCGCAGCTTCGTCTATGCGGTCGGTGCAGATGTCGCGGGCGTGGAGACGCAATCGGGTGCGTTACAATGGCTCCGCGACTGCGGTTTTCCGGTCAATCCCCATCACGCGCTGTGTACCGACATCGATGCCGTCATCGCTTTCTGGCGCCATTGGGAAGAGCATCGGGACGAACTTCCTTATGAGATCGATGGCGTCGTGGTCAAGGTCAACAGTCTCCGCGGGCAGCGGGAACTGGGATCGGTGGCGAAAAGTCCGCGCTGGGCTATTGCCTTCAAATTCGCATCCCGACAGGCGAACACTGTGCTGCGCGATATCACCTTTCAGGTCGGCCGCATGGGGACGGTGACTCCCGTCGCCGAACTGGAGCCGGTACTTCTCGCGGGAAGCACCATCAGCCGTGCGACGCTTCACAATGAGGATTTCATCCGCGACCTCGATCTCCGTCCGGGCGATGTGGTGACCATAGAAAAGGGCGGCGACGTCATCCCGAAAGTCACCGCCGCCGATCACAGCGCACGAAAGGAGAACAGCACACCGTTCGCATTCACGAGTGTGTGTCCCGCCTGTTTATCTGCGCTGCGACGGCCGGAGGGTCTGGCGGCATGGTTCTGCGAGAATCAGCGTTGTCCGGCGCAGGTTCGGGGCCGCATCGAACATTTCGCCTCCCGGACCGCCATGGACATCGAAGGCCTCGGGGAAGCCGTGGTGGACGTCCTCGTGCGGCAGGGCCTTGTCAGCACAGTCGCCGACCTCTATTGGTTACACGAGCATCGCGAAACGCTCGAACGTGTCGAACGTTTCGGAAAAAGGAGCGTACAGAAGCTTTTGGAGGGCATCGAGTCCAGCAAATCCCGATCATTCGAGCGCGTGCTCTACGCCCTGGGTATTCGATTCGTAGGGCAGGGAGTCGCCGCTCTGCTGGCCGGGCGCTTCCCGTCGTTCGATGCTCTCGGCTCAGCGACCATCGAGGAACTGGAGGCGACCGATGGTGTTGGGCCGCGCATTGCGAGAAGCGTGAGAAGCTTTTTCGAGGATGCGGAAGCTCTCGCCGTCGTGCGCAAACTTCGGGACGCGGGTGTCACGTCTCACGGGACCGCGCGCACGGTGCGGACGCATGATTTTTTTTCCGGCAAAACTTTCGTGATCACCGGTACACTCATCGGCTATACGCGCGATGAGGCGAAGGCATTGATCGAGGGGTTCGGCGGTAAGGTGACAGGAAGCGTCAGCGCCAAAACATCGTTCGTACTTGCGGGCGAGGCCGCCGGCTCGAAACTGGACAAAGCCCGGGCGCTTGGCATACGAGTCATTGACGAAGACGAATTTGTTTCACACATTACTGCATCAGAAACATCTGCGGACACAGCATGA